The DNA segment GCAGGGCTATCAGGATTCGCTTCATGGCGGGCGTTGGCTCGCGATCAGGCCGGAAGGCCGGGTGGCTGGCTTTGCGGAGCACCCGCCGGCGGTGGGGCTGGCGGGGCGGAAGGCGTGGCGGACGGCACCGGCGGCGGTGGCAGCGGTTTTGCCGCTACCTCCAGCAGGCTGGCAATTTCCGCCGCGCACGCCCGTCGGACAGCGGCACGCGTGGCAAATTCCGCTCGCGGGAATTTTGTCTGCAAGCGCAACAGCACATCGCGCCCAGACAACTGGTCGCGGCGCTGGCGGAACAGCTCGCGCGCCATGCGCTTCACCAGGTTGCGCTCGGCGGCGCGGGGCGCGA comes from the Cupriavidus sp. P-10 genome and includes:
- the rnpA gene encoding ribonuclease P protein component: MSAHAFPKAARLTKTDEFSSVFALRPRRRSTHFVLYVRANGLAEARLGVVVGKKFAPRAAERNLVKRMARELFRQRRDQLSGRDVLLRLQTKFPRAEFATRAAVRRACAAEIASLLEVAAKPLPPPPVPSATPSAPPAPPPAGAPQSQPPGLPA